ACGCCCGAGAGCCCCCGGGTGACGGGGCTGTCCACCTCCAGCCGCTGTAGCTGCGGGATGAAGGGGAAGGGCACCGGCATGGACACCACCATGAAGCCGCGGCGCTCCTCCACGTTGAGGTGCGCCGACTGGACGTCCGCCACCAGCTTGTCGCCCACGGTGATGCCGTAGGTGGCCAGCAGGGGCCCCAGGCCGTGCTCGGCCGGGGTCGTCTCCAGCGTCCGCGTGTCCACCTGCACCGAGTCCAGGAAGAAGGCCGCGCTCTTGCCCTTCATGAGGAACTGGTCCACCGCGCGCAGCTCCTCGGGCTTGAAGGCCGTCTTCGGCCCCAGGACGAGGAGCGCGTCCACGTCGTCGTCCACCTTGTCCTTGCCCGTCAGGTCCAACGGGCGGACGTCATAGAGCTGCGACAGCATCGCCTGGAGCCGGGTGAACTTCTCATGGAGGGCCGGCTCCCCGTGGCCCTGGAGGATGGCCAGCACCGGCGTCTTGGGCCGGGTCATCTTCCGGATCAGGCTGGTCAGGTCGTACTCCAGCGTCCCCACGTCCTGGACCACCGGGATGACCTCCTTCTTCTCCTGGTGCTTGATGACCAGCCCCATGTAGGCCCGCTTCGTCTGCATCTGGTCCTGCTCGATGACGCGGATCTCCACCGGCTGGATGCCCAGCGAGGACAGCTCGCGCTCCACGCTGGTCTGCTCGCGGAACTGGCGCCCGAAGATGTCCCGCTTCACCTCGCGCCTGGCCTCCTTGTCCTCCTCCGTCTCCTGGGCGGACGGATCGATGAACTCGAAGGAGAGCTTCCCCTGGGAGGCCGAGCGGTACTCGGCCAGCAGATCGCGCACGTAGCGCGCGTTGCCGGAGTAGGGCGCCGGCAGGTTCTCGGTGAAGTAGGCCGTCACCGTCACCGGATCCTCGAGGCCGGCCATGGTGTCCTTGGACGCCCTGGCCAGCGTGTAGACGCTCTCCTTCGTCACGTCCACACGGAAGAAGGTGCGGACGGCGAGCAGGTTGAGCAGCACCACGATGCCCACGAGGGCCATCAGGAAGACAGTCGCGTTGCGAGAATCAGCACGCATGGGAGCACCTCACTCACTGGCGGACCGCGGCCAGCGACCGCGTCGTCATGAGCAGACCGATGGCGGTCAGGCTCAGGTAGAAGAGCAGATCCCTGCTGTCGAGCACCCCGCGGGAGATGTTCTCGAAGTGGTAGTCCACCGAGAGGTACTGGAAGAGCTCCGCCAGCGCGTCCGGCAGCAGCAGGGCGAACTTGTCCACGAAGTAGAAGGCGAAGCACAGCAGCAGC
This genomic stretch from Hyalangium gracile harbors:
- a CDS encoding GldG family protein yields the protein MRADSRNATVFLMALVGIVVLLNLLAVRTFFRVDVTKESVYTLARASKDTMAGLEDPVTVTAYFTENLPAPYSGNARYVRDLLAEYRSASQGKLSFEFIDPSAQETEEDKEARREVKRDIFGRQFREQTSVERELSSLGIQPVEIRVIEQDQMQTKRAYMGLVIKHQEKKEVIPVVQDVGTLEYDLTSLIRKMTRPKTPVLAILQGHGEPALHEKFTRLQAMLSQLYDVRPLDLTGKDKVDDDVDALLVLGPKTAFKPEELRAVDQFLMKGKSAAFFLDSVQVDTRTLETTPAEHGLGPLLATYGITVGDKLVADVQSAHLNVEERRGFMVVSMPVPFPFIPQLQRLEVDSPVTRGLSGVTFPFVTDVTTQPVEGTQATVLARSSAKSWLESKPYNIDPRRDWRNETITPAGPYNLMVQVSGKLKSHFASEANASSPNGPVLADSQGESRVIVVGGSSLLWDDFMARPNQALLLNVADWLLLDPALLAMRTRGLAGAPLQQELSEATRNGVKFGNALGLPLLLALYGVVRWRRREASRNVAMT